A segment of the Lolium perenne isolate Kyuss_39 chromosome 3, Kyuss_2.0, whole genome shotgun sequence genome:
CAGATTAATGTGAAAGAAAGTATTGATATAGTTAAACATTCTTTGATATTgttgaactttatatgcaccgttGAATAGTATGCAACTGAGCTTGCAACCCTCTCCAAGAGCAATTCTTGATAAGCTCAAGCAGAGCAGTGTTTAGTTCCAACTTTGTGATGTCTTACACTATCTAACAGGAACTTCACAAGCCTATGAAAGACATAAATTTCATGATTTATTTAATAGCACCAAGAGTGTGAATGAATTTAAAATACGACAATTTCATATTTAGGCTCATTGGCTTCAGAAATTTAATGGGAAAGAATACTCCAGGACCGCGAGAGGACCGAATATAAATATAGCAGTTGTTTGGCTATATGCAGAATAGATGTAGTTTGTCAAGAAAACAAACAATGAAAAAGCAGCGAGCAGATATGCCATCACAACTTACGTAATCTCAATATCCATATGCAGTGTCCCGTGAAAATAGACCACAAGAATTAAGTTTTCCATGCTAGCGGCGGCTTCGCAGCACTACCAAAACTTCAAATTAACACAAAATTAAGCACCGACAGATTGTTCGATTCTAGTTTAAATTGTTTGCAACACTCCTTAAGAGAATAAGGACCGACAATATCAGATGGATTCCTTGATTTCAATAATAGGCAAGTAGGTGCTCAAATAACTCCAACGAGAAATGGGTACCCAATGTTCACAAAAATATTGAACTGACAATGCCATGAGAACTTGTAGATATGATATCGCACGTTTGAGACCATATGTTAACTGCACTGCAAAAATATAGCAAAGGCTAGGTAAATTACCTGCCTCCCTCTACCCTTTCCATATTTAGCTTCTTCAATGATTCACGGGAGATTGAGAAGTTGAATACGAAGTAGAGGCGGTTAAAAACTATGCTCTGCTAACAAAGGGAAACTTAGTAGCTTCCTTCTTGAAAGCTGGAAGTCACCTGAACTTTAGCTCATTTGTACATAATAACTCCAGGAATGCATAGTAAAGTCGTAAACTCGTAGGATGCAACCTTGTGAACCAAATAAGAAGCACAAAGAATGCATTATTATATCAGTACTGAAGCTAACACAGTAGTCCAGGAAAGTGCAAGTAATCTTATTAGACAGCAAGAGCAGACCTCCGTAAAAGATCCTCTCAACTTGTTCAACAACATTGATTTCCCAACCGAAGAAAATCCTACCTGAAAAACATGTGTATCTCCACCTTTTTTCACGTCAAATCCCTCACCAGCACCGCAACCACCTTCGGTTGTAGGAGTAAGCAACTTCCACCATAATTTGGTAAGTTTAGCCTGACCAAAGGAATAACAGTGAATGCAGTGAACAAATTTCTGAAAGTAGTAATAAGATCTTAGCGTAAAGTGATGCCGATAAGTATCAAATCATACAGGAGAATAAAATTATCCATCTAGTTGATGGACTGGAACTTGTGAACCTGTTTCAAGTTTTTTTAACCCTACATGCTGCAACATATAACCCGAGTAGAGCATTGATGTGGCCCTCTTGCAACAATTATGCATCAAGGTTCAGGTGCATCATGTGGGATCATGCTATCAGATTTGATAAAATAAACAACATCCCCACAGTGTCAAGCCACTAATCCAGATTAAAACTCATAACACCATCATATATATGGCTGGACAAGGCAAGGTATGTGCAGCATCAATGCATGTAGGCGTATTTTTATGTGCAACGGCTTAATTGTTTACAAGACGCTTCTTAGGATTCCTAGACAGTAGCAAAATATCCAATGAAATAGATTCCAGTTAATTGAAATAAATAGGCAAGAGCTTCAGATCACCTTCAGAGAAGATGGTGTTTGCCATCTGTCGTGTAAAAGAGAACCAAAGAACCCTTCAGTCCTGCCTAGGATTTTAAATAAAAAGATATTAATATCAATACGGAACATTCAGTAGCGAGAAGTGGAAAATAAGTTGCAACTATTTTTCGGCACCCAACACATAAAAATTACATCGAGTAAAGCCTCTTATTTCAGATCATCAAGCAAGTCCTCTGGAAAACTACATGACACAGTAAACACCTTGACCAAGACTACGAGTTCATATAGAACCTGATATATTTAACTCTTGAGCAACTGAATGTACAGTTGCATAACTAACCTGCCAGCTAGGCGGACGTGGCGGTTCTTGCAGCAGCAAATTTAGAACAATAGGGAGTTAGGGACAGCAAATAAAAGCGATGCAAGAATAAAATGGCAAAATAAGCTGCCCAAATAGTTATATTCCCATAACAACATCAGAACTAAACCATCAAGGTGAGCAATGAAAATTTTAGCATTCTAAACTGATTATGTGTTTATTGGTTATCATCCAAGCATGTAGAACATGAGATGTAGATTATAGTACTATTGACTAATCAAGCAAATAACACAATGAAACTGTCAAAACCATATTATGGTCCAAGCAGATATAGCCACAATTTATCCTTGCACACAATTATTTTTCCACACAAATTTTTCATTTGGTGCAATAGTACGTATGTTATTCCGATCTAAAGGAAATGAATCCTTGGTGAACCTGTTCCCAATGGTCTTGCTCTGAGACAATACTTGTGTAGAAAAATACTGATGTAGTATAGTTTTTCTATCATTTTTATGATTCATTTATGATAAATAAAGGAAAACATCAATAAACAAACAAATGAAGGTTAAAGATGGTTGGTAAAAGATCAACCCTCAACCTCAAGCAAGTGAAATCGTCGCCATCTGAAAATAAATGTTGCAGACAACATCACGATCAGCATCTAGACAGACCAATGCATATATGATCTATTGTTCATCAACAGCTCACTGGGATTGAAAGAAAGTCTCCTTCTAGTTGATATATTGTGCATAGAGTGCCACAAGATGAAATATTTGAACCATGATTTTTAGACTTCTACTAACATTTTCTGGGACAAGGACAATGAAGGCCACCACATATGTGATCGACTATTTTCAAGCATGACTAAATCCTAACCTACAAGGTAGCATGCACCTCCAACTTATACATCCGAATACCAAAACTAAACATCGGCAAGTAATCAACCTACATCTATAACATGTGAGAAAAAATACCAAGCGCATTTTCATAAAAATAAGCAAGAAGGGCTTCTCTTCTATCCACAAGACAAGAACAACAGCTACTACTTATGGGTGCTGCCTCACAAGTAGCAACACCACCTGGGTGCTCCAAGTTGTGAACTTTCAAATACGTGTGCAACCAAGCTTCGAATCCGAATTAGCAAAGCAGCTGCTACAATTCAATCCTAGAGAAAACCTAGAACGTCTTGTCAACCAGCCTAAGGCTGCCATCAGCGCTGGGACGCAATCGCGTAATGGGGaaagatcttttttttttttttgcatacacCCGGGGCCAGGGCAGCCTCCTGCGACACAACCCAAAGAGGATGATTCGAGGTCTCACCAGCATGCTTGTTGAAGCTTTTCGGTCGCGAAGACCATCTCCCCTCGGTGGCTCTCGTTCTGGTGGCCAGTCGTACATGGGTCACGTCCTAGTTGGGTTGGAGGGGATGGAGCTGTTGCTCCTGGTCAGGCTGTGCCACCATCCACTATCAGGAATTTGAAGATAAGAAACAGTTTCCTGCTTGATGCAACCATTTCAACGACAACAAAAGGAAGTATGAGTTTGATCTCTACGTAAAACAACATGTTTATATTAGAAGAAAAAAATGAAGAGGCTAAAGCTTACACGTATTCAGGCTACATTTGCACAAGATAACACGGCCTGTATAAAAAAAAAAGGCGCATCAGGGGCAATACACTGAACGGAAATAGTACATTTTAAATCATGTATTCGAAGGGCATATAACAGGGCTGGACCAAGTGTAAAAACTGGCGCTCCATTGGTCATACAAACTGATATTTTAGACATACTCTTACAGTTCACAAAGTATATGATATGAAAATATGGATTACAAAGAGATTATGAGTTAGAAAAAGCAAACAGTATATAAACCGACAGAAGTTTTAAGTTTCAAAAGACAGTATAAAAATAGCAATTATATCCATCTTGATTCCTCATTCACTTAACACCATGTCTGAAGAAAAAAAATATAGCTTTCTAGCTAATTATACAACACTGGGGCAAACGAAGACATTTGCATATCCAAATGAACTGAGAAGTAGTACGGATTAAGTTTCTAATTCTATTTTAACCTTTATAAAGAAGCAGAAAACTTGTCAATTACGTACTGACTGTAGCTTTCTTGCCAAATTATACAACACTGGCGTAAACAAAAACAAAGTGACATGTTACGGAAAGGAAAAGTAGTCAGATTCAGGCCCTACTTATATTTTGGAATCAAATTCCAAAACGACTGTAACTTTCTTGCAAACTTGTACAACAATGGCACAAGTTAAAGAAATAGTGCCATATTATCGAAGAAAAAATTAGTGTACATTGAGTGTCTGATTCTTTCTAGAAATAAAACCTGCACTCACGTTTGGAAATAAAACGACAGGAATCCAAAATCTGCACTGACCGTGTCTATGGCGGGCTTACAACAACCTGAACACATCTTATAACCATCCGCAAAGGGAGCAGAGTTGATCCAGTTACAAAAATGTTAAGGGTTTAATGGGAGAAAGTGATCACAAGCTATCAAAGAGAGCGGGACAGCGCTCACTGAGGGGGGTAGGGACATGCCAAATGTCGAGCCAAAAGGAGGTGTCCGGGCCGTTGCCAATGAAGACTTTGAAGACATGAATGAAATTTTTTGAGCATGCTTTATGACATAATTATTGAGGCTGCAAATGCGGTCAAACTATTCAAGCATGATATAACTTTTCAAGCACGATCGAATTATAGAATGCCTCTATAGATGTGATCAAACATTTTCGAGCATGAATTTATATAACCGAATAACTTACACCAAAATAGAGAAAGCAAATTAACTTAAAATTATGACCAAGTGAGCTACAACACCAAGCGATTACACACATTAAAGTAAGAAACGCCCCCCTTCTATGATTTATACCCAGGAGAACAACTACTACTTACGGGTGCTGCCTCACACCACATGCATGCTCCAAATTCAGAACTTTTAAATACATGTGCAAACAAGCTTCGATTCCGAACTAGCAAAGAAGCTCCAGCAATGTAATCCTAGAGCAAACCTCTAACGCTTTGTGAACCAACCTAAGGCCGGCATCAATCGATGGGACACAATCGCGTAAGAGCAAAAGATCTGTTTTTTTTTCTCTTGCATACACCCGAGGCCGGGGCAGCTTCTTGCGACACAGTGCGACGAGGGATGATTCGAGGTCTCACCAGTGCGCCAGTCGAAGGGGACTGACAAAGCTGCTGCGATAGTAGGGGGTGGAGCTTTGGGGTCGCGAAGGCCATCTCCCCTCTCGTCTGTGGCTCGCGTTCTGGTGGTCAGCCGTACGTGGCTTTGTTGCGCCGGAGAGGACGGAGCTGCTGCTCCTGGTCGGGTTGTTTCACCGTCGGTCCGGAGCTGCAGAAAGGCAAACGTAGCGGCGTTAGCGCGAGAGGTAGGGGATGTGAGGTGAAGGGGGAGGGTGTGCTTACTAGCGGTATGTGGTTGCCGGAGGAGAGGGGGTCGGCCGGCACCGGTGGCGCACCTAGAAAAAGCGGTGGGCGTCGTTCTCCTAGGCAAGCGACGGAGCCGGCCACATTGGCGACGGGCGGTGCGAGGTAGAGCCGCGTGAGGCCGGGCTGGTTCTGCGCGCGCGGGTTGGACTGGAGGCGAGCTATGAGGCTAGGTGGCCTGCTTCGTTGAGACGCGTGGAATGGAGAGCGGCGGCGGTGTTGTTATGGGAGGAAGATGCACGAGATGGGGATCGAGGGGGCGTCCTTGGTGGAGTGTTGACTGATTAGCAGTCTAATATTAAGTGCAGTCTAATAGTAAAAAAACGACAGCCAGACGCCTCCATTGCATTTCCATTCATTCATATATGATAACTAGGATGcataggcgcggcggcacgccgcgcccgtggtaATACCTTAACGACTCTAATCTTACTATTGTTAATATTGGTAGCCGGTATCACACTAAAGCAGATCTTGTTAGTATATAGTCATCAGTGTCTTGCATCGTTGTTCTCCTCATAGGAGAAAAGGAAGACGATGATCTGCTTGATTGGCGCTGAAAGGGTAAAAAAGATTCAGTGATGGGTaatcttttatttttcttctaTGGAGGACGAAGCGGGTATTTCGAGAGGCCGGGCATGCTCTGAAGCGGTGATGAGTATATATACCTATTAAGAAATAATTACCTAAATAGGTGCCAAAAATAGTAAAAGTTACCTGCAAAAAGATAAAAATAAAGGAACCGATAAAAATAAAGGAACTGAGCACGGTGACGGACTGACGGTGGTGCTTGGCTCTACCTGATTTATCAACTATAGCGTGTCTGTTCTTCTTGCAAAAAGataataaaaaggagtatagccTGTCTCTTTTTCTCGTGTGGTGGCCCAGTGACAGTGGTGCTTGGCCCAACGTGATTTATCAATTATAGCTTGTCTGTTCTTCCTACCTAACTCCATTTCCCTTGAGAAGCTCAGAGCACATCTAGCTAAAACGATGAAGAGAAGAGAAGGGGAAGAGGTAGGCCGGAGAGAAGAAAGGGAGAAGGCCGATGCGGCACTGCCGTCGGCCAAGATCCTGCACTTCAGACTTGAAGTCAAGCTGTAGATTTGAAGGGGAGGGGCTCTGTTGTGTCGGCGTGCACGGAAATGGAATCTTGCAGCTGGCTAGAAATCAGCGCTTCGGCATCATGGATCTTTCCAATAGGACCCTGGAAGAGGAGCTGAACGGCGGCAAGCACTCATACCAGACAGAAGGCCACGAGAGGAATCAACTAAGTATGCGAGCTCGCCTGCTACTAATCGGTATGTCCCTCTTTCCTGCATTAGCAAATTCGAATTTATTTCCCGTGAGCCAGTTAATTATACTCCAGCTATCTTTTTTTTATAATAACCAGTTAATTATATCAATCAGATTAAATTCTCTTTTCTAAATTAAAGAAAGTAACTGAGATGTTTCCAGTTTGATCTTTGATCTACTTAGTACGCTAAGTTCTCTTCTGTGTGTTCATATAAATAAGGTAGAACTGAAAAGGTAAAGTAAAACTAAATACACAAAATCATGGCCGATTGCTAAGCGAGCTGGCTATAATCATCTCATTGCTGTTGATTACACGGATGAAACAAAAGTTGGTCTTCACTATGTTGATTACGGTGATACAGGAAAATATAACACTACCATGCAACAGAAAGCTTGCAGTTGCTACATAAATAAATACACTATCCGCAATAGTAGTTTTGTTCACTGTGTGTGGTAACATTTAGTAATCACAATAGAAGATCTAGGACTGTATAAGTGCTTAGTATTATAGCATGCTGAAGCGTAGATGTTAATAAATAGAGTAGAACAATCGTCTAGTTTGAATAAATAGAACAAATTTCAGTGCACGGAGCAAGACATCCATTTAGCTTGAACGAAGAGTACCATGGTACACAAACAAATCGGCATAACTTAGATAATTATACATAGCAATCTGTAGGAATTTATTATTACAGCATATTGGAAGTACTTGTTTCTGGAGGTTGCGTGTAGACCAACTGTACTATATACATGTAATTCTTACCGTCAACATTCAACTCCCCATTTGGTCATCTATCTCCCATCTTTTCTTCTCTTTTTAGTTTAGTTGTTGCTACCGATGTCACTTCTGGTCGTATATATGCTGCAAAGCTGCACACAGACATTCTCTAAAAAGTTGAGAAATTCACATGTTACATGTTACGCAAAAGCAAAAACTGGCGGCTGGAAGCCTCTTGCATGTGCCGGCGAGGGTCTCGCCGCAGTGCGGTGGTAGTAGGAGCGGTGAGGTCTACGCTCCGGGCGATGGGACTCTGGCGAGGTAGGCTAAGAAATTGGGCCTCACGGCAGGGATGGCGTGCCAACATGGAGATTGGCCACACGCTCAATCATTGAGGCAGCGGAGACGTCTAGCCTTACCGGGGAGATATCATCGTCGATGGCGTGCTCATCGCACCAAGTCACGCATCCAGCCAACGAACAAATAAATTGTACCATATTTTTCCTTGCCTCTATGTCCTAGCTAGCAAAATGAGTAGCCAATCTGGTACACATGTACCAGCCGTTTGTCCTCTGATTTTTTACTTGTTTGTTCATTGCAAAACCAGTGGTCAGTGTGCTATAGCGTGTAATTTCTGAACCTGAAAAGTTCAGTCCTGAGCTCCCAGACGATGTTGCATTATGGACTCTACACACAAATATGCACTTCAAAGCTTTTTTATCTGATGTGCTTCGTACATAACATTAGGTACTGAAGTTATATATGCAAGACATGTGTTGTTATGGCAAATGTTGCTGGCCTTACTGCTTAACCTTTTCCCGCTCCCATTAGGAGTTAAAATTTGAGGTAGCTATGTGCCTTGCATTGAATTAACAGAATGTGAGGAGGACTCTGGCCAAATTGCATGAGCTACTGTGGCATGTTATTAGTAATAAAGCTGGTTTGGAACCAAGCATATGACAGTTTCCTCATTGTAGCAGATTTGCTGTCTTGACTTCTTACAAAATGCTGCCAGATATTCGGTGCCATCGGTTATATAGTTTTTCTTTTGGAAAATAAATAGCTATCTTTAAGGCTATTTAATAAAGGAATAGCTATGTCTGCAAAACGTTGATACTTGATAGCATGCGTGCTTGGCTAGCTTTCACCCTTTTAGTTATACTTCTCCCATTTCCAACATTTACGATCTACGGTCGAACTTAGGTACCGTGTATTCACAAAACTTTATAAAAGAGAGTGCCGCCATGGCAGTAAAAACTGAGGGAGAGCAGCTGGACCTGCACAGCCGGCGACAGGCACCAGTAGCACAAACCGAATACAGCCTGATGGCCGATTTCACGGATGTGGAGCCGTCACCGAACCATATGACCTGTGAATAAGCAGAACATGCAGCAGGAAAAATCAATTTAGAAGGTGACATCTTCTTGTGTTGTGTTGTTCTTGGATTTGCATGGTTATGACACCTGCAAGTCTTTGCCAATAAAAATTTGTGAAGGTTGGCTTGCAATATATTTGATagcttttttttagataaaacttgttgGCCACTGGTTCCATTGGCATGACATGTGACCCAAATAGGTCTCACATATCATCCAGTTACAGTTTTGAAGCTCAACCATCGAGCACAAGCTAACAATAGACATTTTTGCTAGCTCCACAACACATTTCCCATCTGAGATTATTAGTTAGGGTGACACACTAAAAAATTCTCGCATAAGCACTAAATGTAAGAAATACCAATCATTGATCTGGTGATACCATGGTAAATACAAAATTCAGGAGTTGTCGCAGGCTGACATGACATGTGCAACTTGAAAAATCTAACTAACCTGAAATTGATCTTTGATGGCATTAGAGATTTGGAACCTCTTTATTTAGAATGGACATATTTATATGCACCTTGATTATCCTCTCCTGATGGTCTTGAATCTTGAATCCAACAGGATAATTGTGTCCATGTG
Coding sequences within it:
- the LOC139838566 gene encoding uncharacterized protein, coding for MVFATEKLQQACWTEGFFGSLLHDRWQTPSSLKAKLTKLWWKLLTPTTEGGCGAGEGFDVKKGGDTHVFQSIVFNRLYFVFNFSISRESLKKLNMERVEGGSDQKPSQLRLGPI